Within Anopheles ziemanni chromosome 2, idAnoZiCoDA_A2_x.2, whole genome shotgun sequence, the genomic segment GTACAAAGGCGTTCTTCGTTTGTTGTGGAATAGATTTGCTATTGTCATCCACGCCATCATATACTGATTTTAGCACTTTGTGGAACAAGTAGATCTAGATCAGATCTCAACAAACTAAAacctaaacaaacaacattcaacaaCATCGAATACAACTGTTTAGTtctagtgtttagaaggtatgGTAAAAATTATGATTTGGTGTGCGAAATATTGTTATATCTTTCGTTTTTTAGTATCCAACCATGGCCATATATCGTTTACAACGATTTCCTAGTGTTTGTATGCATTGTTTGAAACCTGTTGATTTGCAGACCAATTTTACATCTATTAACTCTTACCATGATGAGCTGCACTGCACAATCGAACAGAAAAGTGCTGAGCTTTTCGGAGTGCCTGGTAGCAATGATATGGTAAGATGTGTGAATACGTAGTTGCAGACTTGTACTTTATTGTTATGCTTTTTTTAGAGGGAAATTCCCGCGGCTGTACGTAACATGCTTCCAAATCAGATATGCCAAGAATGCCTGCTTGCAATGGTTGCCTTTCATCAGTATCAATCAAAATTGAGATGCCTGATGAAATTCAGTGTAGGACTCGCCCATTTGTTGCACTCTAATGCAGATCCTCTTGTTGAATTGTTCGGCATACATGGGCGATATTTGGTGCAAGTATTGAAAAGCTTTAACATATGCCGTGGAAAGGAAGAGTACATCACGCTAGAGATGCTCTTGCAAGAGGTAACCGGGTTTGACCAGTATAAAAACAGAGATAGTGAGGATTCCGCAACATCTGGTGAAGGGCGTCAATCTCAATCGCCCTACAATTCGAATGATCTATTTATCAGTGAAGAATATTGCGAACCACGAAGACCTTGCGTATCCCAAAAAATGCAAAAGGCGGGGCCAAATAGAAACACagaaatagagagagaaaggaagcaGCTTAGCAACTTAAAAAGCGATAAAGCGGTAGTAACTGAtctgaagaaaaggaaaagcgataaatcagtgaaaaataatgcaaCCACAACATTCATCGAAGGTACATCACTCTGCAAGTGCAAGTATGATTTCTGTGACAAAATTTTCACTGATCTTCTGAGCATGAAGAAACATATTCGCAAAGACCACAAAACTTTTGTTTGTAACATCTGTGGAAGCGTGAGGCAATTCTATTCGCATTATAAACATCACATGGCGCGCCACAATACAAGCACGATCTTCATATGCGAATATTGTAATGCAGAGTATAGCACAAAGCAGGAGCTTATCAATCATCTAAAAGTAGTCCACATTGTTAATCCCGATGAGGAATGTACTTGCAACGTTTGTGGAGTAGTTTGTCGGGGGTAAGCAAATCGTGGATTGcgcaatttaatttaaacttaTGGCTTATTAATTCATTTGTTTACCAGGAAATATCATTTTAATCGACACATGAAGAGTCACAACATTGAGCGAAAGTTCGTATGCCCTGTTTGCTCGAAGGCGTTTAAAACATCCCACCATCTCCGGCGCCATGCAGACGTCCACCAGAAATTGCAGTATCGATGCGCAATGTGTGACACGAGCTACGGAAGAAGAGATAAAATGCGTGCCCATCTCGAAATCGTACACAACGTAAGCTTCAATATTTcgctgtaatttatttttcataatcatTTGCTTTGTGCCATTTTGTAGATTCAGAGCtactttgtgtgtgtggtttgccTTGCAACGTTTGATGAGGACGGCTTGCTGCAGCAGCACATGGAACGGCACCGGAATCCGAAGATGCTCGAATGCTGCACGTGTTTGGGGGTGTTTTTGAGCGAAGCAGATCTCAAAGATCACTGTTGCATAACGTACCAGGATAGCTACCTGTGCTGTGGAAGAGACTTTCGCTATCACTCTTATTACAACAAACACATGATGGTTGAGCATGGAATAAAGTGTAATGTACGAGTGAAACCTCCAAAAGACAAGCTGCTCAGTCAGTATCGTGCCTTAAGACCAGCCGCAAAGGTTAgaaattgttaaaattatGTGTTATATAAGAATTATGATTAAtataaatgtgtttgtttcttccccGCATAGCCTCTAATTTCATGCGATAGCTGCAATGAACATTTCAACTCAAAACAAGAGTTTCGAAACCATCAAAAGACATGCAGTAAAACCTCAAACAGTTTCACACTTGAGTCGTTGAGCATAGAATTGCTTTCTGAAATGGAGTAGACGTTGGCCGGTAGCTTCtgcatgtttttaaataaaatatccgtTATACTGTTTTACCCCATTGCAAAAAATAAGTGAACACATTTTCTGTAGTTGTCAAGGCTGACCCCATTGCCTTAATGtccaaataattaaattaatattgtAAAATTGTTCCGGTACATTCGCGCGTGTACGATTTGAAATATGTAAACAATCTTATGTCAAACAGTTCCAACACGCTGCTACAGTCAGTCTCAAACTTAACGACCCACATTaatattacattttttaaagcatACCCAACATGTTTAGTTCTTTTCATGACATGgacctgtttcttttttttacgtgTTTATCAGATATAGTTGTTAATAAATGGAATAATAAATCCACACCAGAGGATGTTCTTACgggtaaaaaaatatatatctgTCGACAAAGCAGGGCAACCACAATTCCTCTCCGCGTAGTGTATATGTGCCGTAATGTAAGTTCTGTCATTTTCCAGGTAAACAACGAATagcatttattatttgttcGAGAAGCTCTACAAGGATTTTGAGTAGGCTTGGTTTACGGCGCTCTTCACGTAGTTCTCCAGTTATGTTAAACCAATTTTGAAGAAAGTAGAAGCAATCATAATCTGCAGACGCGCACAAGCAGCTAAATAGCATTACTGGAATAAGAAACGACTGCGTAAAGATGGTGACCTATAAACTACAAAACTTCCCGAACGTTTGTGTCCACTGTTTACGCCCAGCAACTGTTTTCCCGGACTTCCAACCCGTTCAATTTTTTAGCCAGGATATGAATACTACAGTGGAAACAGCAAGCTTAGAATTAATAAACAATGACAAACTAACTGCCGAGATGATGGTAAGTTTTCCAGAAACGATATGTTTTGGTCTGTTTAATAACCATAGATTTCCTGTTTGTAGTATCCCAACCGGAACAGTATGCTGCcggaaaaaatgtgtaaatacTGTTTAACAACTATTGTCACATTTTATCAACTTCGTCGGCGTATAGAATGTGTGAGAAGATTCAACGTTGGTCTGGTAAAGCTCATTCAAGGAAACCCCGTTGACCTCATAGAGCTCTTCACAACGGACGGAGACTTTCTAGTGGCTTTGCTAAAAAATCTGGGCATCTGCGATAACAACTCCGACAGCGTAACCGTGGAGAACCTCATCGAGGatctttcttcttttaaaCTGATCGACAGTAGCCAGAAAGCAGAGTACACTGTCATGGATGTGGCGCCTGCGGAACAACCTGTTCAGGAAATCCAACTACCCACCGCCTTTGCTTTGTCCGTGAATGGAattattttgaacaatgtaaaAGTTGTATGCAACAACACGAACCAGGTTGAGCGAATTGCTCCAGTTGTAAATGCTACGAATTCTCCGATACACATTATCTCCGATTCTTCGGACGACGAAGCTGAGAAACCCAAAGATGCCACAATAGAAACAGCAGAACCGTTGCCGCAGAATGGAACCGTAACAGCGGTAGAAGCGCAACCAACACAGAGTTCCGGAAGTCCTGTACGTAAACGTGGTAAACGTATGTCCGATGTTGTGTATTCCTGTCAGATCTGTATCAGAACTTTTCGAAGGTATTGTAACACTGCACTGCGATTGGGTAAAGAGTGACTGTTCCTagcttttatgtttcttttctttttattgcacGTAGTGTCAACGGTTATACAGGTCATATGGAAAAATTCCACAGAACCCCGCTCGTGCCAAAACCATCGTCAGGCGTTTATCCTTGCAAGCCATGTTCATTAACGTTCAATACATTGATTGACCTCAGGAACCACTGCCACGCTACCCATAAGGGTGGAGCGCATGCCTGTACCATCTGTTCTATCCTTTTTGATAACAAAGATAGTCTGAAAACTCATATGGAAATTGTTCATAACGTAAGTTACCTTCACTATTGGACCGTCCGTTGTAGCAAACCAACGatggaaaactattttaattttttttctttccttttagacgcaaacatatttttattgcaatatCTGCGTGCAAATATTCGAAGATGCATCGGAATTAGCAAACCACAAAATTCTCCATACGTCACCGGCACCGACAACGTGCGGAAAGTGTCTTGGATCTTTTGCCAACAGTAATGACATGAATAAGCACGTTTGCATCACGTACCGGGACGATTTCATGTGCTGTGGAGTAGACTTCGAGGATCATATCAAGTACGCCGGGCATATGAAGACGAAACATAATACCTTCACGATGGTAAGGCCGAGAATTCCCCCCGGTATGCTGTACAGTAAATTTTGTTCCCAATTGCGCGGTGAGGTAGGTATCTTATTGTTAGGATCGAgaatgaaaacgaaagtaaTGCAAGAGAAATGTGCATCCTTTATTTCAGCGATTCTTCTGCGGATTCTGCGACAAAAAATTCAGTACAGATGAAGAATACCAGAAGCATATGGTATCACGCGAACATTTCATTCATGCTTTGGTAATATCATGAATGCACAAAAGAATGATCGATTCAAAACGAAATTCACGTTCGATTTTCGcatgttacttttttttgtcttacttCGTCCAATTTTTCCATGTATCGTCATCATTTTGTGTTAGTGATTGGATTCGTACAATGCATGTCCACGTTGTGTacgtttttattcgttttaatCTGACCACTGCAACTGCACATTGAATTGTTTCAAGAATTTCGAAAATTGATACAAATTTTCTCACGTCTTATACtacttgcattttttttttctactacaaccaaaaagaaataaataaaaatggactaacaaaatataatttaatgtGATATGTGTACCTCACGGCAATCGAACAAACAGGACACCGAAAAGACCGTGATCTCCTTCCAAAGTTTCATCTTTATTGTTTATCAATATAGTTGTTGGTATGGTATGGTTGGGCGTAATAATTTAGAAGGGGAATCGTAACTTCACCAAACATGGAATAAATTGTGTGCCATATTAGCTGTGACGGCACGCAACTCGATCTGTTGTTAATCAGATCTCTGTCCAAATAGAAATAGTGCATGATGAGGGTTAGAAAGGAGTAGGTTGCGGAGGAAACTTAATTGGTTTAACATATCAGTTTTCAACGTACATCTATTCATACTCAGGCGTTTCATTAAATGGAGATTGTTTATCTTCTGCTGCGACTGATCCGACAAAATATTATGTCATACGTTGtccggaggtttttttttctatttttttcctttcgtattattattgtttgtcATCTGCGTCATCTGTTTCGCATGAATCATTTAGCTGACCAATTCAGATCCACCTGGGATTGGGATGGGACTGGGAACATTATTCTGACAAATCCTTCCTATCCTTAAAAATCAGTTCGGCGAAGGGAGCGATCGGTTACGGTTGAAGAGTACGAAATATTAGATAACAAAGTAGAGGATAGCAAACGATGCATattgcaaagaaaaattaatctcCGATCACCAGACGAAGGCGTAACAAGTTGGTCTCGCGCTTCCAGTATCGTATCGTGAAAGCATCGCACAGCAGGCCAGGAACACTTAACTGGGAACGATGTCGACTGGTTGTGGGTGTTTTTTGGGAGTTTGATTTATTACATGCTTTCAATGTTtaattacaaaagaaaatgggTTGAACAAAGTACCTGTCGTAATCCTAGTATAATAACTTTGTTTAGCATTCAGAAAAGAtgtgaataaaagaaaaggatgCAGAAATAGCAAGCAAAAAAACgggtaaatgaaaaattaatgtgAAGTGTGTTCGAATCAAAATGGTACACGGTTTCCGGAAACTAATGGGAGGAAGAAGTGCAATTATTGCAATAGATTTCAGAACAAAGAAGTGCAAAAAGGATGGTTGCTATCAGTTACGACGTAAAATCGTTGACCGACAAACGATTACAGCACATCCTGGAACAGAAAACAAGAGTATAACAGGATAGATAAGAAGGCCGGTTGTCCACTGAGTACGCACCGCCAGTAGGAGCAGAGGAATCGGAACTGGGATGCTGCGAAAAGGCAATTGCTAACCATACATCTAGAAGCAACAGAAAATTTTCTCTTATAAACGCACGTAGTGGACAACGGTGGATGCAAAAACTACTAAATCATCAGCTACTATTTCTATTACAACGTTTTTCTCCCACGCTTTGCCTCTCCTCTCCTCAGTGCCTAAGCTCAACTTCCAAGATTCTTCCAGGTGTTACGCCGATCAGTAGTTTGATGTGGTGATGCGCCTTTCACCTCCTATCTACCCGGAGCTTCTACACGTGCGCCATAGGGGACACTAAGGCGCACCGTGTATCATCCCGATGGACAAACTACATTCACCCGACAACCTGAGGCAGGATAAAACAGGAGCCGATTGACGAATTCATGCGTTAGTATATTTAGCTCGCCGCGTACTATGATTTGGAAAGTGGTTGGGTCCTTAATCGTGTGCTGCAGCTGATGACCTACTTGTTCACTCGCGTCTTaaatgtgtgtctgtgttttttttctgtactgTTACCAATTGTTCCCTAATTATTACATTCTTTTAGCCCTATTCCTCCCGCCAGTGCCAATACGCGTCCTCGACTTTACTTCTCATCTTAACCTCTTTCaattttgatcttttttcCACCAATGTTTGCAGTAATTTAGTGTCTTTCTCCGGAAAACAAATTCGGTTGCCTACGATGAATGGTCTCCTCTGCTCAGCTTCCATGGCTTGCTATGTGGTTGTTAGTATTCTTTGTTTCGTGTTTGAAGGGAAGGATGGGACGAACGGATTTACGTTTTTTCTATATACCTTCTTGCTAttacattatttaaatttgtttttttaataacaTGTTGACATTCTTTCCCTTTCTCCTGCACCACTTCCGCTAATGCTCGTTTCCTTCATATCCGCTATGCCATTCTgttgttaaaaactatttttcttcACTCTGGTTGCGAGCCAGAGGTTTGCGTTAGTATTCTTCCGCCAGTTGGGCTCTATGTATTCCAGCTAATAATTACTTCTAGCATCTCAACCATTACGCACCGGTTAGCGTTGCTGTTCTCGACGCCGAACGCAAAATAAGATGCATTTCCAGTGACCAACATTCCGACCGTGTGTAGCACACATTCACACCTCTACTCTATCTATGCTTTTACTGGCGCGAGCACGAACGCCTCCTACTTACTCATCCTTCCTGTTTATTCGCTCGCTGCCCGTCGTCTTGTTTGCTGCATTCGCCTCGACTATTTCCGGCCACCAGCAATACTCTGCCATCGCCACAGAGCATTAAAGGTAAACAGCGACACAAACGCGCCACCTCCCAATAGCATCCCATGGCGCGTCCTTGGCCATCCttggtggaaggaaaactggAGCGAACGGTAAGAGTCCCTCATGCGAAACGGTTGCCACCAGTGAcgctggtggtgatgatgataataGTTACCAGGCTGCTCGAATCTCCCCcgacgatggtgatggtggtggtgtaggGCGGACGCGAAGACGGACACGGGGGAGGAAAGGGCGTATATTTAATTGCTACCACCCTTGGCGGAGGAGGTCGGCGGTGGTGGCATCTGCCCATTGACAATGATGGCAAAGTACGGATGCTCCATGGCCTCCCGCGCGGTCAGACGCTCGAAGTGATCGTAGCGCAACAGCTTGTCGAGAAAATCGAGCCCCTCGGGCGACACCAAGTGCTGGTTTTCCGAGTGCACGAATCGCTCCCATCGTTTGCGCGAATGACGGGACAGAATGTCATTGAAGCGCGGATCTAGCTCGATGTTGTATTTGTCCAGATAGGCGAAAAGGTCTTCGGTGCCGAGCACCTTCGCGATGCGCACCAGCTGGTCGTAGTTGTCGTGCCCGTGGAAGAACGGCTCCTTGCGGAAAATCATCGATGCCAGCATGCATCCGAGCGACCACATATCGAGCGAGTAGTCGTACATCTGGTAATCGACCAGCAGCTCCGGTCCCTTGAAGTAGCGACTAGCGACGCGCACGTTGTACTCCTGCCCGGGATGGTAGAACTCGGCCAAGCCCCAATCGATCAGACGCAGCTTGCGGTTCTCGTGATCGATCATTACGTTATGGGGCTTCACGTCGCGGTGCATGATGCCCATGCTGTGGCAGTAGTCCAGTGCCTTCAGCAGCTCGTACAGATAGTACCGGATGTCGTAGTCTGTGAGCGTTTGGTAGAGCTGCTTGAAGTCGGTGTTGTTCACATGCTCGAAAATGAGTGCCGGTGTACGGGAGACCGGATCCTTCACGACCGCCAGCAGCGTGATGATGTTAGTGCCGCCCCGGAGATTCTCCAGAATCTTAATCTCGCGtttgatctttttcttcttgacCGGCTTCAAGATTTTCACCACGCACTTTTCGTTGCTCGTCATTTTGATCGCCTCGAACACCTCGCTATACTTGCCCCGGCCCAGTTTCCGCACTAGCTGGTAGTCATCTTGGTTCACCCAGTCGACGATGTAGTTTTCGTAGTCCCAATATTCACGTGGTTTATGCGAATTTACATCCGCATACACCCTGGCACTGCTCGGCAGCGTCATTTTGCTGGTTGCCGTCGTTGCAAACTTGAAGCTGATGGGCTTTTTTCACCTTTCTTGCTcgccgttttgtttcgttttcgccTTTGCTCTTTTCCGTCCTGCTGCGCgctgactgctgctgctgctgctacaattgctgctgctggtggtggtggtgctgctgctgttggtttttgccttttttcctacggtaatttttctttcctctccaGAAGTGCTAGGCAAAAGACAAACGTCGCAAACGTTCACTGACAAATGGCTTGACATTGGTTTTAGGCGTTTATAATTGTAGATTTATTACGTTCGTTAGTGAACTTTGTCGGCAACGAATCTTTTCACTGAAATTGAATGTCTTAATTTGGAAAATCTATAGAACATTGCATGAGAGATCGATGGATTTACTACGTAGGGCTACCATAGTCCAAATATGTATCGtagtgataaacaaaattaggCTTAAATTTAAAGTACTATCGATTCTGTATACTCTACTAATTCAACTTTAGAacattttttgtatttaattttcttgtaTTGATACATCTTTTCGAattcacttttattttgaaatcccATTTTGCGAGTTAAAAAATCCAGGAAAAGTGAAGCATGCAACTATGGGgtataaatacaaaaaaatgacAGCCAAACatagtgaagaaaaaaaatcgtaaCCACAGGGTGTTCAACATAACAGggattgtttgtttcaattggCCAAAcagtttcataaattataccGTGGATAATTGGGACCGTTTTTTCCATGgcgatttttaatttattaaccTTTCCAAACGTATGCCGTGCCTGTTTGCAGCCGCTTCCTCCGGACCAGATGGCGTCACTCGACGAGCATCGGTCACTGTTCGACGGAACGATTGATAAATTCCTGCAGGAAATAACAATAAAGGTTCCGGATATGGTACAACCATACCTACCTTCCGCAATCTGTTATGCCTGTTTGGGAGTGATGGAGTTGCACTATAAATACCGCGAAAAAATGAGATGTTTGCATCAGTTTATAGTCGCACTTGTGCACGTGAAATTAGGTGATAAATCGCAAATGAAACAGCTATTCGATACCCATCTCGACCAGTTGGGGATATTGTTCCGCGACTTGGATATTTGCAACACGGACATTCCCCGCGTGGAAGACCTGTTGGAGGAGTACGACCAGTATGCGATAGCATCGATGCACATCGAAGACCAGCCGtataaatatgaaattatcGATGAAAACTATACATCAACAGTTAAGGAAGAGGAATGCAACGAATCAGACACATCGCTCTTCGTTGTTCTGTGCAACGACGAAACCGAATCTGCAGTCTCTCAGCCGTTGCCAAGAGATTCCGATTTTGAAGAATATGCAGTTTTTTCAGCTGATGAACAAATTTCAGACCTAGAAAATCAACGCGAGGAAAAAGCTATCTTAAGCCTAGAGACTAAAACCGATGGTAAACATCAACACAACCAATCTCAGTTGGATGTCAGTGGAACAAACGAATCTTCCGACGAAAAAGTTGGAACTGACGATAGCAATTGCGCCAAAGGTGA encodes:
- the LOC131294429 gene encoding zinc finger and BTB domain-containing protein 41-like — encoded protein: MAIYRLQRFPSVCMHCLKPVDLQTNFTSINSYHDELHCTIEQKSAELFGVPGSNDMREIPAAVRNMLPNQICQECLLAMVAFHQYQSKLRCLMKFSVGLAHLLHSNADPLVELFGIHGRYLVQVLKSFNICRGKEEYITLEMLLQEVTGFDQYKNRDSEDSATSGEGRQSQSPYNSNDLFISEEYCEPRRPCVSQKMQKAGPNRNTEIERERKQLSNLKSDKAVVTDLKKRKSDKSVKNNATTTFIEGTSLCKCKYDFCDKIFTDLLSMKKHIRKDHKTFVCNICGSVRQFYSHYKHHMARHNTSTIFICEYCNAEYSTKQELINHLKVVHIVNPDEECTCNVCGVVCRGKYHFNRHMKSHNIERKFVCPVCSKAFKTSHHLRRHADVHQKLQYRCAMCDTSYGRRDKMRAHLEIVHNIQSYFVCVVCLATFDEDGLLQQHMERHRNPKMLECCTCLGVFLSEADLKDHCCITYQDSYLCCGRDFRYHSYYNKHMMVEHGIKCNVRVKPPKDKLLSQYRALRPAAKVRNC
- the LOC131294430 gene encoding zinc finger protein 2-like, encoding MVTYKLQNFPNVCVHCLRPATVFPDFQPVQFFSQDMNTTVETASLELINNDKLTAEMMYPNRNSMLPEKMCKYCLTTIVTFYQLRRRIECVRRFNVGLVKLIQGNPVDLIELFTTDGDFLVALLKNLGICDNNSDSVTVENLIEDLSSFKLIDSSQKAEYTVMDVAPAEQPVQEIQLPTAFALSVNGIILNNVKVVCNNTNQVERIAPVVNATNSPIHIISDSSDDEAEKPKDATIETAEPLPQNGTVTAVEAQPTQSSGSPVRKRGKRMSDVVYSCQICIRTFRSVNGYTGHMEKFHRTPLVPKPSSGVYPCKPCSLTFNTLIDLRNHCHATHKGGAHACTICSILFDNKDSLKTHMEIVHNTQTYFYCNICVQIFEDASELANHKILHTSPAPTTCGKCLGSFANSNDMNKHVCITYRDDFMCCGVDFEDHIKYAGHMKTKHNTFTMVRPRIPPGMLYSKFCSQLRGERFFCGFCDKKFSTDEEYQKHMVSREHFIHALVIS
- the LOC131282542 gene encoding casein kinase II subunit alpha; the encoded protein is MTLPSSARVYADVNSHKPREYWDYENYIVDWVNQDDYQLVRKLGRGKYSEVFEAIKMTSNEKCVVKILKPVKKKKIKREIKILENLRGGTNIITLLAVVKDPVSRTPALIFEHVNNTDFKQLYQTLTDYDIRYYLYELLKALDYCHSMGIMHRDVKPHNVMIDHENRKLRLIDWGLAEFYHPGQEYNVRVASRYFKGPELLVDYQMYDYSLDMWSLGCMLASMIFRKEPFFHGHDNYDQLVRIAKVLGTEDLFAYLDKYNIELDPRFNDILSRHSRKRWERFVHSENQHLVSPEGLDFLDKLLRYDHFERLTAREAMEHPYFAIIVNGQMPPPPTSSAKGGSN